The Nocardia sp. NBC_01503 sequence AGCCGGAGACGAGCATCGCGGTCATCCCCAAGGACACCGCCAGCCCGGCCCGTCGAAGGATGCGGCCCTGCCGACCCTGGGCGGGTCGTGCCCCTATCGCTTCGCTCGCCTTGTGCGCCACGCTCAACGCCTTCCTGGTCGTCTATTCGACTGGCGTCGCCCGGGCTCCCTTCCGCCGGGCGACACAACTACAGCACGTTTGGGAGCTCCGAGCCCGGTCGCGCACAACGCATGATCGAGCCCGGGAGTTCCCGAGTACTACGCAGCGTAGACCAAACCGGGCATGCCTTTGTGGTGGGGTCGACTTCGACACTCCGGAAACTGCATAAGCCGTGGATACGGCCTCTGGCGGCGCGATCAACGCGCGTGCGGCAGTGTTTATTTGCCCTGCGCTTCGCTCCGGGCGGGGGTTCGCGACCCCTCGGTCTCACTTCTTCCCTCCCTCCACTCCTCCGCTTCGCTCCCCCGCTCCGCTCAGTCCAGAAGTGGGACGGCCGCGAACCTTTCATGCGGCCGCCAGGGTGGGATCACCGCGGGTGCGGCATACTCGGACAGTAGGTTTCGCGTGTTGGCGCGCGATCATCGTGATTCCCGGAAGCGAGGTTCTGCCCGCAGTGTGTGGACTGCTCGGATTTCTGACGGCTCAGACGGCGACCACCCCGGATGGGCGGACGGTCGAGACCACGGCGGCGCAGGTGTACGAGGCGCTGCACTGCCAGCGGCATCGCGGCCCCGATGAGAAGGGCACCTGGAACGACGATCGGATGATCTTCGGCTTCAACCGCCTGTCCATCATCGATATCGAGCATTCGCATCAGCCGCTGCGCTGGGGCCCGCCGGAGAATCGGGAACGCTACGCGCTCACCTTCAACGGCGAGATCTACAACTACCTCGAACTGCGCGAGGAGTTGCGGGCCGCGCACGGCGCGGAGTTCGGCGATGAGCCGATGTTCGCGACCGAGGGCGACTCCGAGGCGATTGTCGCGGCCTTCCACTACTGGGGCGCCGAGGCGGCCAAGCGACTGCGCGGCATGTTCGCCTTCGCCATCTGGGATACCGAGCAGCAGAAGCTGTTCGTGGCGCGCGATCCCTTCGGCATCAAGCCGCTGTTCCTGGCCACCGGGGCGGGCGGGACCGCCTTCGCCAGCGAGAAGAAGAGCCTGCTGGAACTGCTTCCGGCGCTGGAGCTCTCGGATGAGCTGGATCCGCGGGCGCTGGAGCACTACACGGTCCTGCAGTACGTGCCCGAGCCCGAGACGCTGCACAAGAGCATTCGCCGCCTCGAATCCGGTTGCTACGCCTGGATCGAACCCGGTCAGGCCCCGCGTTTCACCCGATACTTCAACCCGCAGTTCCGGGTGCGGCCGTTCGGCGATGCCAAGACCCGGTACCGGGAGATCGCCGCCGCGCTGGAGGATTCGGTCGCCAAGCATATGCGCGCCGATGTCACCGTCGGCTCGTTCCTGTCCGGTGGTATCGACTCGACCGCCATTGCGGCGCTGGCGATTCGGCACAATCCGAATCTGCTGACCTTCACCTCGGCGTTCGAGCGCCAGGGGTATTCGGAGGCCGATGTGGCCGCCGAGACCGCCGAGGCCATCGGCGCGAAGCATTTCATCCGCATGGTCACGCCCGAGGATTTCGCCAACGCGATTCCCGAGATCGTCTGGTACCTGGACGAACCCGTGGCGGATCCGGCACTGGTGCCGCTGTACTTCGTGGCCAAGGAGGCCCGTAAGCACGTCAAGGTGGTGCTCTCGGGTGAGGGCGCGGACGAGCTGTTCGGCGGGTACACGATCTACCGGGAGCCGTTGTCGCTCAAGCCGTTCGAATACCTGCCCAAGCGAGTGCGCAAGCTGGCGGGGATGATCTCGGATCGGATTCCGGAGGGGACCCGCGGTAAGAGCCTGCTGCATCGTGGTTCGCTGAAGCTGGAGGACCGCTACTACGGCAACGCGCGCAGCTTCAATGATGCCCAATTGCGTTCGGTGCTGCGCGAATTCCGCCCGGAGTGGACGCATCAGGATGTCACCGGTCCCATCTACGGCGTGCAGGACCGGAGTATGGATCCGGTCGCGCGCATGCAGCATCTGGACCTGTTCACCTGGTTGCGCGGCGATATCCTGGTCAAGGCCGACAAGATGACCATGGCCAACTCGCTGGAACTGCGCGTGCCGTTCCTGGACAACGAGGTCTTCAAGGTCGCCGAGCAGATCCCGTTCGAGCAGAAGATCACCAAGGAGACCACCAAATACGCGCTGCGCCAGGCGCTGGAGGACATCGTCCCCCCGCATGTGCTGCACCGCGCCAAGCTGGGATTCCCTGTCCCGCTGCGGCATTGGCTGCGCGGCCCGGAGCTCTACGACTGGGCCAGCCAGCAGATCGCCGACTCCGGCACCGATCACCTGCTGAACAAGGCGGCCGTCTCGGCCATGCTCGAGGCGCACCGCACCGGCCCGATCGACCATTCGCGTCGACTGTGGACGCTGCTGGTGTTCATGGTCTGGCACGGCATCTTCGTCGAGCAGCGCATCAAGCCGGAGATCCAGGAACCGGTCTACCCTGTCAACCTCTGAGCGAGGCGCACGACTGATTCGACCGGTCGGCCTCCGCGCGTAACAGCGCGGAGGCCGATCAACCGGTCAGCTTCTGCCCCACTCGAATTCCGTACGCCTGGATCTTGCGATACAGCGAGGACCTTGCGATCCCGACCAGTTCCGCAGCGTCCCGGCGATTCCCGCCGGTCTGAATCAGCGCCCGCACAATGGCCGTCCGCTCGGCCGCCTCGATCGGCGTCAACCTGCGACCACCGGAGACGAAACAGGTCTCCGGCAGATCCTCGGCCCGCAGATCCCCCACCGGACGCCGAGTCAGCGCGGTGCGCAACGCATCTCGCAGCTCGGCTACATTGCCGGGCCAGTCGTGACCCAGCAGCACCCGCAGCATGCCGGGTGTACAAGCAACCGTCCGTCGTGGTGCCAGCGCGCCGAGCAGGTGCGAAACCAATTGCGGCACATCATCGAGCCGATGCCGAAGCGGCGGCACACTGATGGAACCGGCGAAATGCCGCAGCACGACTTCGAGTTCGGAGTGTGGATCCCGGCCACAAGCACGCCGGGATGACCGAGCGTGGTCATGCCCGTCCGGCGGCACCGGCCCCTCGCCCAGTGGTTCGCGCTCGCTGTCCAGCGGTAGGCGCTCCCCATCCGGCGTCAGTCGCTCGATATCGGGCAGTGCGCCTTCGGAATTCGGGTTTGCCATGGTCGCGACGAGCCAGCCGTCAGTGCTGAGTGATTCCAGGGTGCGGTCGAGATCCGCTTGGTCGGTGGACAATTCGTCGAGGTGGGCCAGGACCAGGGTGGGCTGGCGGGCGGCGGCCAGGGTGGCGGGGAGATGGGCGAACGGGTTTTCGCCGCGGCAGTCGACGATGACCAGGGAGCGGGTGGGGAAGGTGCGGCGGTGCGCGGCGGTGATCAAAGTCAGTTTGCCGGTACCGGATTCACCGGTGACTACCATCGGGGTGCTGGTGCTAGCGGCCTCGAGTATCTCGCCGGTGACGCGTCGCCAGGAGGTGGAGTTGCCGGGGACCTCGGGCATACCGACCGCTTTCACCGCGGCACGGCGGGGCCGTGGTTCGGGGGCGGTGAGGTCGACGCGCAGCACCACACCGGCGATCTCGGCTCCGACGGTGACGGTTTCGGGGCGGACACGCGCGGTGCGGCCGGTGGGCAACTCCACATCCAGCACCATGCTGTCGCGCAATCCGGTGAGCCCGGTGGCGATTTCGCGCAGATACGCCTTCTCCTGCGGCAGCAGTTGCTGATTGGCGCGCGTATCGCTCATGAACACATCGCCGCCCAGTGACATGACCGGCCCGCGCCCGGTGCGGCTCACCCGCAGGAAGCGTTCCAGCACCGCCTGCTGATGCACCGATCCGCTGACACGCAGTTCGATCTCGATATTGCGCGCGGCCTGCTGTGCCAGCGAATGCATGAACGGGCTGGCGTCCTTGGCCAGGCAGCTCAGATCGAGCACGCCCTGGATGAGCCCGGTGAGCGGATCGCGGATCGGCGCGCCCGCGCAGGCGAAGACAGTGATGTTCTCGGCGAAATGCTCATGCCCGGTAATGAATACGGCTTTTCCCGAGGCCAGCGCCGTGCCGACCCCGTTGGTGCCGACATCGTCCTCGCTGTAGTTGAAGCCGGGTGCGAAGAACACGGTGTCGAACCGGCCGCCCAGCAGCCGCTGATTGTCGCGCCGGATGAGCACCCGCGAATTCCGGTCGGTGAGCGCGATACTCACCGCCAGATCGCTCAACTCGGCCTCGAGGCGGTCGATGACGGGCAGCGCGCACTGGACGAACCTGCTCCGCAGATCCAGATCGGCGACATAGCCGCGATCGAGCACATTGGTCAGATCGCTGACGCCCGCCGCGAGCGATCGCTGCCAGGATGCCGACACCAATCCCGACACCCCGTCGACGGGTACATCACCCGAGCTCAGAAAGGTTTCGCGCGCCCGCACGACCGGGATGCTGCGTCCGGTCAGACTCACCGAGGCCCCCTCTCGCCCTTTGTTGCCGCGTTCACCGCCTCAAGTGTCCCAAAGTGGGACATCGTATCCGGGTGATTCCACCTGAAACTGATGACACCAACGACTGTGACCACAGCCGCTGACGGATACGTGCCCCATTCGGCTGTGGCACCTGTTGGAGTGCCCGCCCGCCCCGGCCACGGTGCCAGTGTTGTCACCCGTGATCAACCGCCCAAGGTCACGTCCTGGGCCGGGGCAGGTGGTGCGGCATATATCGAGATGCCGAATCAATACAGCAGCGGGCCAAGGAGTTTCGCGTATTTGCGGGCCGACTCGTCATGTTCCAGCAGCGCCGCGAACCGGCCGCTCGGTCCCGAAACACAGAGTGCGCCTTCGGCGGTGCCGTGTTCGCTGTACACCGGATAGGCCAGGCAGGCGATTCCGGGCACCAATTCATTGACCGCGGTGGCATACCCGGTCTCCCGGATGACCCGCATCTCCTCCGCCAGCACCGCGGGCTCCACATGGGTGTGCGTGGTGATCCGCGCCGGATCGGAAACCATTGCCCGCCATTGGGTCCGGGTGGAGAGCAGCAGTTTGCCCGCGGCCGAAGCGTGCGGATGCCGTACGAGTTCACGCTCACCCTGCACCGGATGATCCGGATCCTCATTCGCGACCTGCACCGACGCACTGCGCAAATGCATGAGATGTACGGCGAATCGGGTCGTCGTCCGGAACTCGGCCAGGCACTGCCGCGCCGCACCGGGCACGACGGGGGTGTTCAGCGCCCCGGCCAGACCGTGCAGTCGCACACCGAGTCCGAAGCCGCGCAAATCCGCTGTGCGCACCAGGTATTCGTCCGCGACCAGGGCGTTGATCAGGCGATACGCCGTCGCCGGTGCCATATCGAGACGATGCGCGATCTCCTTGGCGGTCACGCCGACCCCGCATTCGGCGACCACCTCGACAATGGCCAGGGAGTTGGAGACCGCGTTCGCGCGGCGCGGGTCTTTCACGGCGGCGCTACCGGAACGTCGCGGTCTGGAGCAGATCGACGCGGCGCGGTTCATCGTAGATTCCGATGCCGCGCAGCCGATTCGGTGCGAATACCCGCAGCCAGGCGGTGTAGACCAGCGCCGCGGCCAGTACCGCGGCATAGCCGGTGAGCAGTTCGGAGTTATTGGCCTGATTCGAGAACGCGGCCGCCGCGACCAGCAGTGCCAGCAGCCCGGCGGTCACCGTACCCAAAATGGTGAGCGCCCGGCTGGATTCGTGAATCCGGCGCAACAGTGCGGGCCCGGCGAGGCAGGCGGGCAGATAGCTGCCCAGATAGCCGAGCGCGCTGAGCGTCAGGAAGGAGCGGATTCCGTCCTGCGGTTCGGTGCCCGCCACGAGCGCGCCGACCGCGCAGGCGGTGACCACACCCATGGTCAGGACGATGGCGTGCGCGGGCGTATGGAAGCGCGGATGCGCGCGGCCGACGATCGCCGGGGCGATACCCTCGCGGCCCATGGTGAACAGCACCCGGACCAGCGCGTTGACGGACGCGACGGTGCAGGCGAAGAAGGAGGCGGCGATACCGAGGTCCACGATCGCGGCCAGCGCCGACGCGTGCTGCCGCAGCAGCAGATCGGTCACCGGCGTCTCACTGGCCGAACCCAGGCCCGAACCTCCGCTCAACGCAATCGATTCCGCGCAGACGGCGAAGACGTAGATCACGCCCGCCGCGACCGGCGTCCACACCAGGGTCCGGGGTACCGAACGGAATGGGCGATACGACTCCGAGGAGAGCGTGGTGGCGCTCTCGAAGCCGACGAAGGCGCTGATCGCGACGACCGCGCTCATGGCCAGATTGCCGGTACCCGGATGCGCGACATATTCGTGCGGCACCCGGGGCCCGTCTCCGCCGCGCAGCAGCAGATACCCCATCAGCGCCAGCATCACGCCCACCGAAACGCATTCGACCAGTAGCGTCACCCCCGCCGAGATGCGAATCCCGCGCACCATGAGCAGGACCGCGACCGCCGCGGCCACCAGCAGCACCGCGATAACGGCCACGGTGGAACCGAATCCGCTCACTCCGGCGGTGACGCCGATCTGCCCCGCGTAGGTGCCGACGGCGATCAACCCGGCCACGCTCACACTGCCGTATCCCACGATCGCGGACCAGCCCACCGGAATCGCCACGGTCGGCCCGAGCCCCTGTGCCACATAGGTATAGAGCCCGCCACTGACCGCGAGCCGCTGCGCCATCGGCCGGATCAACAGCGCCACACAGGTCGCCAGCAGCCCGGCCGCGACGAAGGCCAGCACACTCGCGCCCCCGCCCACCGCGCTGATCACGAAAGGTGGTGTGACAGCGGCGGTTCCGGACGGCGCGATGGCCGCCACCGACTGCGCGAACACCGGCAGGAACGGCAGTTTGCGGCGAGTGAGCCCACGCAGCGACGACCGCCGCACCACCAGTGGCGGACTGGGCGTGGAGGTGGGCATGCTGGATCCGGCTCCCTGCTGCGGTCGGTCGAAGTCCCACAGCGTGCTCGATGCCGATGTCGGGCAGGTTAATTCCGGTTACGACCATTTATCGCGAGGTGAGAGAATTCCCGCCCCGATTCTCTCGTTCCCGGTCACCGTGACACGACTCCCCCGTTACAGCCGCCGACTACGGTTTCGCAGCAACACAGCACGCGGTGCATACCGAATCCGCGGACAGTGACTCGCACCATAGCTACGGAAGGTGGAATCAGCGGTGGCCGAACAGCGCGGCGAGAATTCCCGAAGGGGAATTGCCGACCACAATTCCGGAGCGCGGAATTCCACTGCCGCGTCACGACATGATTCGACACCCGCGCCGCATGAGTTTCCGCCCTCGACAACGGGTCCGATGGTCGGCAGTACGCGGGCCGTGAATCGCCGCACCGCAATGGGATTGGCGGCGAAAGCGGCGATGACGGCCGCGCTGGCCGCCGGTTCGATCGGTATGCTCCGCGCCGCTCCCGCCACCGCCGAGGCGCCCGACGCCGCGGAGCTGGCCTTCACCTCAGCGACCGAATTGGCCCGCCTGGTCGCGGCCGGGCAGGTCTCGGCCACCGAGCTCGCCACGCTGTTCCTCGATCGCGTCGATCGGTTGAATCCGGCGCTCAATGCCTTCACCACCGTCATGCGCGACCAGGCGCTGCGCCAGGCCGCCGAGCTCGATGCGCGGCAGGCGCGGGGTGAACGACTCGGCCCGCTGCACGGTGTGCCGATCGTGGTGAAGGACGAGGACCATGTCGAGGGCATTGTCACCACCTATGGCGGCGGGGCGTTCTCGGTTCCGGCCGCACGGGACAGCGCGGTCGTGGCGCGGCTGCGGGCCGCCGGTGCGGTGATGCTGGGCAAAACCACCATGCCGGAGTTCGGAATCTGGGCGTTCACCGAATCCGACGCACACGGCATCACCCGGAACCCGTGGGATCTGTCGCGGTCCACCGCGGGATCATCCGGTGGTACGGCGGCCGCCGTCGCGGCGGGGCTGGCCCCGCTGGGTGTGGGCGGCGACGGTGGCGGATCGATTCGGCTCCCCTCGTCCTGGTGCGGACTGTTCGGGCTCAAACCGCAATTGGGGCGGGTGAGCGCCGCCCCGAATCGGGAGCTGTGGAACAACCTCGGCGTCATCGGCTGCCTGTCGCGGTCGGTCGCGGATTCGGCGCTGTTCTACGACATCACCCAGGGCTCGACGCCCGACGTGGACGTGTACAGCGCGGCCGCGCTGGACGGCAGCTTCGTCCAAGCCGCGGCGACCCCGCCCGGCCCCCTGCGCATCGCCATCTCCACCAAACCGGCCAGTCTCACCGCCACGGTGGACCCGGAGACCGCGGCCGCGCTGGAATCCCTCGGCCATCTGCTGGAATCGCTGGGCCACCACGTCTTTCACGGTGAGCCCGCCTATCCGGACATCACCGCGGCCTTCGAGCCGATGTGGCTGGTCTCCCCCGCCGCCGAATCCCGGCGCGCCGATCATCCGGAGCTGCTGGAGCTGCGCACCAAGGAACTCGCGCTCTACGCCATACCTTTCGACAATCCCGCCGCCATGGCCGCCGCCCGCGCCGCCACCGACGATGTGATCGCGCGCGTCATGCCGTTCTTCGATACCGCCGATGTACTGATCACCCCGACCACGCCGGGTCCCGCCTGGCCCGTCGGACAGCTCACCGGAATGGATTTCCACGGTGCGGCGCTCAAATCCCTTCCGGCGGCGAGCTGGACCAATATCTGGAATGTCTGCGGTAATCCGGCCGCCGCCATTCCCACCGGATTCTCCGGTGCCGGACTACCTTTGTCCGCGCAATTGATCGGCCCGCCGAACAGCGAATTGCGGCTGATTTCCCTGGCCGCGCAGATCGAACAGGCCCGGCCGTGGTCGAATACCCGGCCCCCGGTCCGCTGAATTACCACAGCTCTGAAATCGGTTCGTAGAGAGATGAGTTCATGACCCAGCAAATACAGGCCGAGGCGGTAGTCCCGGCCGCATCAGCCGAATCATCCAGTGGCGCATCGGGTGTGCACCGATTGAAGCCGAATGCGGTCGGACTGCTCGGCGTGGTCTTCATGGCCATTGCCACCGCGGCCCCGATCACCGCCATGACCGGCAATGTACCGTTCATGATCTCCTCCGGCACCGGGACCGGCACGCCCGCCGGATTCCTGATTGCCATGGTGGTGCTGGCGATCTTCTCGGTGGGATTCACCACCATGAGCAAGCACATCACCGCCACCGGAGCGTTCTACGGATTCATCTCCTACGGGCTGGGCCGCACCGTCGGCCTGGCGGCGGGATTGCTCGCCGCCTTCGCGTACATGGTGTTCGAGCCCTCGCTGGTCGGCATCTTCGCCAGCTTCGGCACCAATACCGTTGGGGCGCAATTCGGTATCCATGTGCCGTGGTGGGTGTTCGCCATCATCATGCTCGGGATCAATGCGATCGGCACCTGGTTCGGCATCGCCGTCGCGGAAAAGCTGCTGGTACTGCTGCTCGGCACCGAGGTGCTGGTGCTCGCGGTCATGGCGGTCGCGGTCGCGCTGCACGGCGGTGGGCCGCACGGGTTCTCGTTCGAACCGTTGAATCCGGTGAACGCCTTCGCCGGACCGTCTGCGGGGCTGGGATTGTTCTTCGCCTTCTGGTCGTGGGTCGGATTCGAATCGACCGCCATGTACGGCGAGGAGTCCAAGAATCCGAAGAAGATCATCCCCAAGGCCACCATGATCGCGGTGCTCGGCGTGGGCGTGTTCTACGTGCTGGTGTCGTGGATGGCCATGTCCGGCAACGGCATCGGCGAATCCGCGAGCCTGGCCGCCTCGGACAGTCCGATGGATGTGTTCTTCAATCCCACCAATGCCTATGTCGGGCACTGGGCCGTGATCGCCATGCAGTGGCTCATGATGACCGGATCGCTGGCCTGCGGTATGGCCTTCCACAATTGCGCGGCCCGCTACCTGTACGCCCTCGGCCGCGAAGGCGTGATCCCGGCGCTGCGGCGCACCATCGGCCGCACCCATCCCGGGCACGGGTCACCGCATATCGCGGGCCTGGTGCAGACGGTGTTCGCCGCGCTGCTGGTGCTGGCCTTCGGTCTCGCGGGCAAGGATCCGTACTCGGGCACCTACACGCTGCTGGCCATCCTGGGCACCATGGCGATCCTGGTGGTGCAGTCCACCTGCTCGTTCGCCGTGCTGTGGTACTTCCGCAAGAACCATCCCGAGACCCGGCACTGGTTCCGGACCTTCGTGGCCCCGCTCGCGGGCGGGCTGGCCATGCTCGCGGTGGTCGGCCTGCTGATCGTGAATATGGGCGTGGCGGCGGGCAGTGAATCCGGTTCGCTGGTGCTGCACGCGACACCGTGGCTGGTCGGCGTGATCGCGGTGGGTGGTCTCGCCGCGGCACAATACCTGAAGAAGCGCAGCCCGAACCGCTACGCACTGCTGGGCCGGACGGTCCTGGAGGAGACGCACAAGCGCTGACAACAAGACGAGGGCGGGCATCGCATTCGATGCCCGCCTTTCGGCTGTCAACTGCCCGTCATCCCGGCATGCTTTTGGGCCGGGATCCACCCGTACCAGCAGCCTTCTACTTCAGGAAGCTCTCCAGAAATGCCGTCCGATCGAACATGGCGGCCGTGTCCCGCGCCGAGGGGCTCCCCGCGTCCGGATCGGCTCCGGCGGCGATCAGCGCCTTCAAGATCTCCGTCTCACCCTTGAAAATCGCT is a genomic window containing:
- a CDS encoding IclR family transcriptional regulator, whose translation is MKDPRRANAVSNSLAIVEVVAECGVGVTAKEIAHRLDMAPATAYRLINALVADEYLVRTADLRGFGLGVRLHGLAGALNTPVVPGAARQCLAEFRTTTRFAVHLMHLRSASVQVANEDPDHPVQGERELVRHPHASAAGKLLLSTRTQWRAMVSDPARITTHTHVEPAVLAEEMRVIRETGYATAVNELVPGIACLAYPVYSEHGTAEGALCVSGPSGRFAALLEHDESARKYAKLLGPLLY
- a CDS encoding sigma-54-dependent Fis family transcriptional regulator, which translates into the protein MSLTGRSIPVVRARETFLSSGDVPVDGVSGLVSASWQRSLAAGVSDLTNVLDRGYVADLDLRSRFVQCALPVIDRLEAELSDLAVSIALTDRNSRVLIRRDNQRLLGGRFDTVFFAPGFNYSEDDVGTNGVGTALASGKAVFITGHEHFAENITVFACAGAPIRDPLTGLIQGVLDLSCLAKDASPFMHSLAQQAARNIEIELRVSGSVHQQAVLERFLRVSRTGRGPVMSLGGDVFMSDTRANQQLLPQEKAYLREIATGLTGLRDSMVLDVELPTGRTARVRPETVTVGAEIAGVVLRVDLTAPEPRPRRAAVKAVGMPEVPGNSTSWRRVTGEILEAASTSTPMVVTGESGTGKLTLITAAHRRTFPTRSLVIVDCRGENPFAHLPATLAAARQPTLVLAHLDELSTDQADLDRTLESLSTDGWLVATMANPNSEGALPDIERLTPDGERLPLDSEREPLGEGPVPPDGHDHARSSRRACGRDPHSELEVVLRHFAGSISVPPLRHRLDDVPQLVSHLLGALAPRRTVACTPGMLRVLLGHDWPGNVAELRDALRTALTRRPVGDLRAEDLPETCFVSGGRRLTPIEAAERTAIVRALIQTGGNRRDAAELVGIARSSLYRKIQAYGIRVGQKLTG
- a CDS encoding APC family permease, translated to MTQQIQAEAVVPAASAESSSGASGVHRLKPNAVGLLGVVFMAIATAAPITAMTGNVPFMISSGTGTGTPAGFLIAMVVLAIFSVGFTTMSKHITATGAFYGFISYGLGRTVGLAAGLLAAFAYMVFEPSLVGIFASFGTNTVGAQFGIHVPWWVFAIIMLGINAIGTWFGIAVAEKLLVLLLGTEVLVLAVMAVAVALHGGGPHGFSFEPLNPVNAFAGPSAGLGLFFAFWSWVGFESTAMYGEESKNPKKIIPKATMIAVLGVGVFYVLVSWMAMSGNGIGESASLAASDSPMDVFFNPTNAYVGHWAVIAMQWLMMTGSLACGMAFHNCAARYLYALGREGVIPALRRTIGRTHPGHGSPHIAGLVQTVFAALLVLAFGLAGKDPYSGTYTLLAILGTMAILVVQSTCSFAVLWYFRKNHPETRHWFRTFVAPLAGGLAMLAVVGLLIVNMGVAAGSESGSLVLHATPWLVGVIAVGGLAAAQYLKKRSPNRYALLGRTVLEETHKR
- a CDS encoding APC family permease, which translates into the protein MPTSTPSPPLVVRRSSLRGLTRRKLPFLPVFAQSVAAIAPSGTAAVTPPFVISAVGGGASVLAFVAAGLLATCVALLIRPMAQRLAVSGGLYTYVAQGLGPTVAIPVGWSAIVGYGSVSVAGLIAVGTYAGQIGVTAGVSGFGSTVAVIAVLLVAAAVAVLLMVRGIRISAGVTLLVECVSVGVMLALMGYLLLRGGDGPRVPHEYVAHPGTGNLAMSAVVAISAFVGFESATTLSSESYRPFRSVPRTLVWTPVAAGVIYVFAVCAESIALSGGSGLGSASETPVTDLLLRQHASALAAIVDLGIAASFFACTVASVNALVRVLFTMGREGIAPAIVGRAHPRFHTPAHAIVLTMGVVTACAVGALVAGTEPQDGIRSFLTLSALGYLGSYLPACLAGPALLRRIHESSRALTILGTVTAGLLALLVAAAAFSNQANNSELLTGYAAVLAAALVYTAWLRVFAPNRLRGIGIYDEPRRVDLLQTATFR
- a CDS encoding amidase, encoding MVGSTRAVNRRTAMGLAAKAAMTAALAAGSIGMLRAAPATAEAPDAAELAFTSATELARLVAAGQVSATELATLFLDRVDRLNPALNAFTTVMRDQALRQAAELDARQARGERLGPLHGVPIVVKDEDHVEGIVTTYGGGAFSVPAARDSAVVARLRAAGAVMLGKTTMPEFGIWAFTESDAHGITRNPWDLSRSTAGSSGGTAAAVAAGLAPLGVGGDGGGSIRLPSSWCGLFGLKPQLGRVSAAPNRELWNNLGVIGCLSRSVADSALFYDITQGSTPDVDVYSAAALDGSFVQAAATPPGPLRIAISTKPASLTATVDPETAAALESLGHLLESLGHHVFHGEPAYPDITAAFEPMWLVSPAAESRRADHPELLELRTKELALYAIPFDNPAAMAAARAATDDVIARVMPFFDTADVLITPTTPGPAWPVGQLTGMDFHGAALKSLPAASWTNIWNVCGNPAAAIPTGFSGAGLPLSAQLIGPPNSELRLISLAAQIEQARPWSNTRPPVR
- the asnB gene encoding asparagine synthase (glutamine-hydrolyzing); translated protein: MCGLLGFLTAQTATTPDGRTVETTAAQVYEALHCQRHRGPDEKGTWNDDRMIFGFNRLSIIDIEHSHQPLRWGPPENRERYALTFNGEIYNYLELREELRAAHGAEFGDEPMFATEGDSEAIVAAFHYWGAEAAKRLRGMFAFAIWDTEQQKLFVARDPFGIKPLFLATGAGGTAFASEKKSLLELLPALELSDELDPRALEHYTVLQYVPEPETLHKSIRRLESGCYAWIEPGQAPRFTRYFNPQFRVRPFGDAKTRYREIAAALEDSVAKHMRADVTVGSFLSGGIDSTAIAALAIRHNPNLLTFTSAFERQGYSEADVAAETAEAIGAKHFIRMVTPEDFANAIPEIVWYLDEPVADPALVPLYFVAKEARKHVKVVLSGEGADELFGGYTIYREPLSLKPFEYLPKRVRKLAGMISDRIPEGTRGKSLLHRGSLKLEDRYYGNARSFNDAQLRSVLREFRPEWTHQDVTGPIYGVQDRSMDPVARMQHLDLFTWLRGDILVKADKMTMANSLELRVPFLDNEVFKVAEQIPFEQKITKETTKYALRQALEDIVPPHVLHRAKLGFPVPLRHWLRGPELYDWASQQIADSGTDHLLNKAAVSAMLEAHRTGPIDHSRRLWTLLVFMVWHGIFVEQRIKPEIQEPVYPVNL